Part of the Xenopus laevis strain J_2021 chromosome 2S, Xenopus_laevis_v10.1, whole genome shotgun sequence genome is shown below.
taattatttttagccGCATCTATGATATGTCACAAAAAATCTTATGTTCATCCAGAAACAATAAGCCTTGTACTTTGAAACACGACTCATCTCGGCACTTTggtatttcagtaacaattcatTATACGTTTAGGAATCATTTTCTGTGTTCAATAATGACAGCAAAATAATAGTAATGAAGAAATTACTTCACAAAACCCATGTCTGTTCAGCACAACAGGCATAAATAAGATTATAATGACAGCTCTGTATCCAACACGTTACTATACAGGGAGAAATTCTCCTTATATAAAGAAAGAGACACAACgatagagagacagagatagaggGACAGTGAGAGAACATATAGTAATAATTTGGTATGTTGATGTTTATTACCTCAAAGTTATTAAACATCAACTTATTGATGAGTGAGGAACGTGTGCCCCTCTGTTAAATATTTCTCCCACATGTTACACACCCTACATGCCAACACCCTAACTACACATTTTTGGACAATGCAGTCCAGGGTATATTTTGCACCAGCCCAACATAACAATGAATCATGATCATAACTAAGGTCTAGCAGCCAAAACTTTGAGTGTGTGTATTAGGGCCAACACTGACCAGGTACGAGTAAGTCTCACTTCTCTCAAGGTTCAGTCTAGTTATCCAACCAATAACAGCAATTCAGCCAGCCAAGTGTTTGTCCATATTAAACTAACGTTACACTTTTCTTTCAAAGCATTCTCCTGTAAATAGCCTTCACACCAGCCTGTGGGTAGCCATCTTGAGCGTTTTTCTATTTTAATGTGTAGTAACTGTATAGCCATGTAATTTGCAGAggtcccacaatatatatatactgtagctagttcctacttatttatatataatacacaagagccatgaatatcctaaaaattatatagtgaataaagtaccccctattgtaaattataaggatattataagttaccgaggagtttcatgaccatataaaaatacgaggcataaggccaagtgtttttatacaggtcatggaactccgaggtaacttctaatatcctcatattttgcaactgggggtactttatttattataatacacaagtttcagtgagtcatgtgacagaaatgacatcagaactcactgtttaaaactgatgacatctgaactcaccgtttataaggatataatttacaagatattcatggcttttgtgtattatatccttataatacacaaacccCCATGAAtatcttggagttccatgacctgtataaaaacactcggcctttggcctcattacatagttaaatcgggttcaaaaaagacaaagtccatcaagttcaaccgtgtttttatatggtcatgaaactcctcggtaacttataatatccttatattttacaatagggggtactttattcactatataatacacaaaagccatgaatatcctgtaaattatatccttataaacggtgagttctgatgtcatcagttataaacggtgagttctgatgtcatttctgtcacatgactcactgaaatttgtgtattataataaataaagtacccccagttgcaaaatatgaggatattagaagttacctcggagttccatgacctgtataaaaacactcggccttcggcctcgtgtttttatatggtcatgaaactcctcggtaacttataatatccttatattttacaagagggggtactttattcactatataaacggtgcttagtgatgtaattggtTATAACCGGAGCttaatgatgtaatttctgtcacatgactcactgaaacttgtgtataataattaAAGTgctccatgttaaaaaaaaaggtcatgGAACCttttggtaacttataatatccttatattttgcatcgggggtacttcattcactatataatgtaacCTGATCTTATAGTATTATTAAAGGCCTGAAACAGCATCAAAAGAAAAAGGTGCCCTATACTTACTGTTTGCCGTTTCTTTGCGCCTCATGCACCAAACTAGGTGCTGCCAGGAAACTAGTTCAtggcacttatatatatatatatatatgtatagatgaGCACAAGTAGGTAGGCACAAGCAAACTGTGTATAGTTTTATAAAGGACACATTTTGGAACCTAGCATTGAATCTAGCAATTGTGAACGTATAgcagagttaaaattgcaaaacaaacaaaatctgcaagattaaagggaaagcgccacaggctatggaaaaaaacaaaacagcacaatattgttaatattcagtgcagtcaccagtgTGTTACAGcacaaatctgtgtgtgtcttgaaccatagaaagtctattcTGAAGATAGCACTTTGTAAAAAGCACTatagcactttaaaacacacaagaaaaatctgtgcatagactttctatggttccaGCAATTGTAAAGACTATTAGGTATCAAATACTAGTGTTCTTGCCCAGATTATTAAGAATGATAGGGCATCTTTTCTAAGTATTTACTAGACGTCTATCTAGTGGGAAAGCTTGAAATGACCTAGTAATGGCCCTGGATATAATACCTACTTGCTGTCAGCATTTAACAATCTCCATGAACAAGAAGCATGAGATTAGAATGGATTAAGTAGAAATTAGTCAATACAAATTAAACGGGCAAGTTGCAGATAATAAAGAATAAGAGTCAGTATTGGGAGACAAAGATGTCAGAggcttattaaagagaaaaacttaaaatggtacagggatgggatcttaTCTATGATGTTTAGAACTTGAGGTTTTACAGAGAAGGTATTTTAATTtggaacacaataaaaaaatgtatgatatgtatatgaagattttttttttttttttttttttgcaattgatgCTGGATTAGTTAATACCAGTATCAAGACATTATTCTATTACAGACAAACTGACAATAAGGTACGAATAAAGTATTTTAAGTAACAATATACAGTGGTTAGCGGATGTGCCATTTGTAGGAGcactggggggtcatttatcaacactgggcaaatttgcccacgtcagtaacccatggcaaccaatcaaatggttGCATTTATGGTTCTAcatgcagctggctttaaaaagctaatcattgattggttgctattggtaactgcctATGGGccaatttgcccattgttgataaatgagccccactgtgtttttcCACATAaaagatttcatacctgtaccacataacaaacatatatatatatatatatatatatatatatatatatatatatatatatatatatatatatatatatatatatatatatatatatatatatatatatatatacacacatatatgtgtctctctctttctctctatatacATTTGCATTCAGCCTTAATCTTGAATATCACTACAATTTAAATTCTATTCAATCTACAATCCACGTAACTGGGATTACTTACAGGAGTATTTGCTAGATTATAAAGCCTCTATTATTCTCATACCCTATGTGATGTGAAATGACAAGCCACATTTATATCATGTATTTGTACACATTGTTAAGTGCTTTGACAATGACTTTTTGTACACTAACAGCTGGGCAAAAGAATGAAAGGTTCAATGAATGCACTGAACTGAACAAACAATGCTGTAGGCTGAGAGCCGGGCTATCAGTGCCAACCACGCTGTAACAGAACAAGGTAGATACTTTTATATTCTCCATTATATAACTAGTAAAACATCATTTAAGATGTCTCTTACCAGGGCCTTTCATATCATGTATACATATTATTAAAGATGTATTAAGACGATTCGGGTGAAGGCTGGGTTTTGTGCTTACCCCACAGCAGATATAAAATGTGACGTAGCAGTTATACACATCACTACAGACAGATACTGACTGCAGATACACGCATAGGATAGCAAAATGTAGTGTAGTAAGCATGTTTAAACCAGATCTTGCGCTCCATCTGTAATGTTCCTTACACTGCACATCCTGCACTAGGGATAATGGAACATACACAGGTAAATGTCATGCTTAGCAAGTTTCTAGTCACTTCTAGGACCCACTCAGCACATTGCGCTCATGCACATAAGACGTGTCAAGCGTAGGGCCACATTGCAACAGCTAATTTTAATGAGGCAGCCGGGGAAGCAGGTCTGGACCAGCgtgggcccattgggtttttttttccagtgtccaacTCTTGACATTTAGGGGGCTATTAATTAAagatccaaatgccaaaaactcgaaaaatgttaggtttttttcactataataaatatataataaataataataataaaaaaaaacatttattaaacaagaggatgtaaaaagtcagaatccgaaaatccggcattgTATATAACTCaatgggccaaattcactaagattcgtagttgcgccaggcgcaacttcgccgcgcttcgccaggcgtagttttgccagggctccgcaaattcagtaaaatccgaagttgcgcacaggggtagcgtaaggttgcaaagttgcgctagcgttgattcactaagcgaagcgaagttacgctagcgatggttaatttgcatacggcgccaaattcaaatttcaatggaggaatacatagaatcactacaaatgcctgggaaaccttcaaaacatcaaataaaattttttttttgccctacacatgtgcccactgtataggtaagttgccatgagttagaaaatgtaggggggaaggaggggagccccaaaaaaattgtcgatctttttcagcctatcacccataatatagaaaaaacgccagctttttttgggactttgaaaaaatttgaactttttttgaagcaatccctatctactctattgcgcttcgcctggtctgaggtggcgaaggaagtctagcgtaaaaggtagtgtttaGTACActacgcgcgttagtgaatttgcgtagttacgtccgtagtgaaaattcgccaggcgtaagggtgcgaagtaacactagcgaatttacgccagcgttcgttagtgaatttgcaaagtaccgaaaatgcccaacgctagcgaattgacgctagcgttaggcgcttcggcgcttagtgaatttgccccaatgggagaagtccagaagatatcctgatctgcgctcgGTTTCgtgcaaaattctgaaaaaaatcattgaatcttacgattcgaatttttggacgattttcacgattctttcgttttttttcccgaactggaatttttcgggaaaacttattgataaatatggggaaataaccagtgcggatttggtcggagtatatttcagaaagtaatcagataaattcaaattttgatgaataacccccttaatgtacatgaTTTATTTTTGGTGATTAGCTATTCCCTTTTCTGTACCGAATTAGAACATTTATGGGCAAATTAGCAATCAATCAACAGGAAtcatttgctggtcacctgtttaaaagcaaacgtcttattgctatgggttactgctcctgtgcaaacgtagtgccttttattacatatggaggttaTTATTTTAAGTTGTCAGCTCTAATATGCAGGACCTTCTTTATTTTGTCTATTATTTAGTTTTGTAGGTAATCTATATGTACAGTGTATACAgcattttattgtacagtgctgcggattatgtttgtgctttattgatatgtaataaaacaattttatgTACGGTATGCTGTTCCTTCTGTAACTCATGCTTGCTCATTTGCTGTAAGTGCACTGTCTTAAACAGGGTAATATAGCAGAGTGTGGCATAACATGTTGGTGCTTAATAACTGGTGATGAATAAATCTGTTTCCTGCCTCCACTAAATGTAAAAACGCATTGGCTCCCTACCCTCCTCCAACTAGGAATGttaaaacaatgtacaacacatacacacacagacaggcaCGTGAAGCTGTAGACACACTTTATGCTAATTTCATCCAGCACTCACATGAATGATGAATGgtcaaaacataacagattttaTAAGTGCACTTATGATACATAACTCCTAGTTTAGGAATATTTCCACTGCCCCACCACATCTACCAATAAAAACAGTTCTTCAATAAGAGTTTTGTGCTTAAGTTGTAGGATAGAAAGCATTTGTGAATTCAGAGCTGCCAAGAAAATATTTATAGAACTGTTTTGCTGAGCAGTACGGGGTAAATATCCAAGCAAACAGATACTGTCACAACTTGCCACTCCCTCGGCAATACCATGCTTCTTACCATATTTCTGAGCACAAACAATGAGGAGTTTAGAGTTCTGGGCTCAAGTATGGGTGAGTATGTGCACTTACCATCACTGTTGCAGCTGCTTGAGCTGCTTGAGCTGCCACGGCAGCCTGGTTGGCTTGATGTTGTGCAGCTTTGATTTTGGCCTGCAAATGTGCAGGAGggtgaaaatatttgcatttctccCTCATGCAGCGACCCTTAATGTAATCCATACAAACGGTTACTGTGTTATCATTTGTATCAATCATCGTGCTGTCTGCAGGGTGAGCAAAGCGGCAATCAGTCTCTCCCCGTGCACAGTTTCCTCTTTGAAACTCCCTGCATACCTACATAGGGAACACAAGGGCAAATCACTGGACATCTGCCAATTAGCAGTTTTATAGCTTATATAGCTGCAGAATTACATCATGGTAGAGTGTGGCAAAGCAGCAGACTTACAACTGTATATTATTATGCAGAGGTACTTTCCATTGCAGCAATAATGAAATGGATGAACCCCAACCCCCTTACACTTCAGCAATGGATCAAACTAATAAATGGTACACTGCAAAAGGCTCGGCCGATATCTGCTAATCAAATTGACGTACAATGCTAAGGGAACACCCcggaaatttgagaaaatatgggaacCTTGGTTAGAGGTCAACCCTTATGAATCCCTGCCAGTTGACTGAGCTCTAGATTGGCCCAAAGTATATGCTGATAACTGGTGAATATGTTATATGCTCTTCTACGTATTGAAACTGTcactaaaacactaaataattaaaaacagtagTCATGTAAGTGTCAAGCCTGTTGGTTTGTTGTttcttttgaaaatgcaaaataaaaacctttggggaaaaaaaaagaatgtacatCATGGTTATAGGGGTACCATGTCTTTGCAAGATGTGTGTGGTTAACAGCAACAGTGAGGCTAGTATAGGCATGACCCATATGGAAATAGCTACCAATTAACGTATAGAGGAGATCAGATAATGAGGATAAGCAATTTTAATCCCAGAAAAACAAACTCAAGGGAATGGACTGCTATCCCCAAACTGAGGTCCTCCAGCTGTTTTTAGACTTCCAGTAACCCACAACCACCTTTTTTGTAAGATGCAGTTTATTAACATCTTGCAAAAGCCTGGTGTATACCACAAATATCTCATATATTATATGTCTGTTCTACTCTAATACACCCTGTATTTTAACTTCCTGGGAGGCCCAGGGTTAGTGCCTTCTGTTCTTTACCATAAAATTGGCCCTGAAATTAAGTAAGGCAACTCTATACAGTGTGTTtgacttaaactggccatagatcatgcaaagatccgattgttagaatcctcgaacgatcaaaCTTAtgggacttccccatctcccaacctgccactaacctttcagatcaaataaagtagtataagaacagatcagcaatgttctgcccctgacagcaatcgtacgatagttatgtccaacaaaagctagtcACAGTCTCCCCcaaaatcgtcagatcggcaatacacgcagagatattatcggcagccgacagaaattttctaacctgtccaattggctgaacgaccgatcggcatggcacgacagatgtcgggactctccacacacaggatccgaaaatcgtacgaccggatctttgcgtctatggccagtttaaggggtgaaccgaatccaggattcggttcggaattcggccagcagcaggattcggttgaatccttcttcccggccaaacagaatccttatttgcatatgcaaattagggtcggggagggaaatcacatgactttttgtcacaaaacaaggaagtaaaacattttcccctccccctaatttgcatatgtaaattaggatttggtttggtattcagccgaatctttcgcaaagtattcgggggttcagccgaatccaaaatagtggatttggtgcatccctaatttgactAAGTGAAAATTATAGCAATAGTTTGCAAAATGTAATCCTGACACAAACATTTTGATTACATGAATATGAAACGGCAAGATATATTAGGCCGTTTACCACAATTCAAATAAAGTAACTGTTTGCTGTGGTTGTTAAAACAGAATTTGCAAGGTATATGATGCTAATAGTACCTCCAGTTTATCAGTCCTGAGAAGCTTCTGAGCAGCATTAGATCCAGGGACTGATACTGGTGGACTTCCTGGAACAATCATAGGTGTGGATGGCATTATTTCGGTAGGAACTAATCCAACTCCAGAGGTTACCGGTGTAAGGTAAGGGGAAAAACTAATAGCTGTGTTTGTTCCTAATGCTGGACCTACAGGAAATGTTGgctgtaaaacaaaaacagtgcAGTAAATTGTTAAAATAAGAAGATTTACTTTGTCAGAATATTGCCAAAATGCCATATTATTTAGCAGGTGGCATAATGGAGGGGGAtgtgtaaataaacacaatatgatgcatgcttaattttcatttattatgctatttatttaaaacatttaaaatagtaGCACTTTAGAATTCCTTTCAAATGTGAAACGATTCAGCTGGGAAAAGAGTACATATTTGAAAAAGTAGTAAGATTATACAACGCTCCTAGCAATTTCTCTTATTCCCATCAGGGCTTCTGTTCTAACAATACCCACTCAGCTACTATACTAGTGTTTTCTTCATATCTGACAGATATGCCAAGTGCCTTACCCTGAGCTAATAGGGATACAGTAAGATCAACATATTTTCTCTTGAAATCCTCATAAAATTGATTGTTGAACTGGGACCTCTATTCTTTGATGGTTGCTGCTCTGATTTACTGTGTTATCACTCTCCCACCCACTTACACAGGGATAACACAACAAGGATATCTAGCTGCttctatattactatatattttgTCATGCCTGGAACATATAGCTCAAAATACACAATCCTACGGAAAATCTACAGCAGATatcttgattagtgatgggcgaatttattcgccaggtgcaaatttgtggcgaatttatgcgtttcgccgccggcgaataaattagtgaatttgccacgaAAATTTGGCGGCGACAATTAacggacgccaattgactttaatttcctgcgaaattcgcggcgaaatgggacaaatttgcccatcactactcatgataAATTGTTCTAAAAATACTCCCCTAGTGCACCAGTAGCTGTTAATGCATAGAATATTCAAAGTAATTCAGTTATTAGAGCCATAATACTGCTGTCGTTTTATTCTAATAATGCTTATAAGGTTGGCCACAATTCCCTGAGAATACTACTAAGTGTGTATagccatataatacacaaaagccatgaatatcttgtaaattatatccttataaacggagttctgatgtcatcagttataaacggtgagttctgatgtcatttctgtcacatgactcactgaaacttgtgtattataataaataaagtacccccagttgcaaaatatgaggatattagaagttacctcggagttccatgacccgtataaaaacactcggccttcggcctcgtgtttttatatggtcatgaaactcctcggtaacttataatatcgttatattttacaagagggggtactttattcactatataacaaccAAAATGTTACTGTTCAGGTCAGACATTGTGTTATACTGACcatcttttttaataaaacaatttttttatgtttaaaattttgGTACCCATACAACATCAACCACAAATGCATTTCAGTTatctttcattttacatttttggaaaacgATAAAATTCTGCCTTATggtatagaccagtgatccccaaccagtagcagtCCTCTGATGTTGCTCACAGTAGCACCAAAGCTTATTTTGGATATCTGACaaagaggcaagttttggaggcataaatacagtggggtaaattcactaacttgcggagttgcgctagcgcaggcttcgccacacttcgccgctaattcactaaaatccgaacttgcgatcagggaggtgaacggtagcgaagttgtgctagcgttaattcgtcaaggaaagcgaatttacgctagcaatgcctaatttgcatacaacgccaagttaaagtacaatgaacgtatatgtagcagcaaatacattacactacacaagcctgggaaagcttcataaaattaaatagagttgttatattgccctacacatgtgcccactgtatagtttaggtgccatatgttaggaaatgtaggggagaaggagggtacccccaaaaaaaattacgatctttttcagcctatcaccctttttgggacttagacttttttttgaagcaagccctatctactctattgcacttcgcctggtctgaggtggcgaaggcaagtttggcgcaagaggtaacgttcagtaaaatgcgcaagttagtgaattagcgtagttacgtcccatcgccatatcgcaacttcgcctggcgtaagggtgtgaagtagcgctagagtaggtccacttagctagcgaatttacgccagcacctgttagtaaatcagcgaagttttactaggcgcttcgcactttagtgaattagcccccaTGTGTAGTGCCAAATTGCCTCctgcagtccacataggggctaccaaacaaccAATTATAGCCCTTATTGGACTTACCCTATGAACTTTATTCatatttgtgttgctccctaacttttttatattttaatatggctcacagataaaaatatCTTGGGGAGCCCTAGTATAGACCATTAGTGAATCTGTCCTTGAACCTGgtaaatacagaaaaaagaatgacaaataatggcatttttaaataagacattttaaTGCTGCAACGTGTGTAGGTGTGAACTATAGAATGTGCATTCTCTTTCTGTTAGTGGTTATGAAAATATATGCTTAGTGTATGTCATTCAATCCTGCCATTACTATTCTTACTGTACAATGACTTATATTTACAATAATCATTAACAGGCTTTATTGCAGCCTTACCTATCAGCAATTATCCATAAAAGAATTAAGTGCATGCAGgcatatttatttgcagattGGACAGAGGACATACCATTTGCTGCAGCTGTGTGCCTGGAAACATAAATTGCATCTGCTGAGCTAGCATGGcggctgcagttttctgctgaattaGATTGTTTCTGCCATTAATTTCTAGCTGGGTTTTTAAGTGTGTTGGTGGATGAAGATACTTGCAGTTCTCCCTTGAACAGCGTCCCTGtaaatataaggaaattaattGAAATATGAATTCAAAAGGGTAAAGTGTGTTTGCCATACATAAATGAAACATAAGGCTAATACTGTACCATATTCAAACCTTAAAGCTGGTTGTTAATTAATTAGAACCAGGACTGAGAAGAAAAATCATGTACCAGTAGTTAACAGTTATCACTAGCCCCCTCTCGGCAGTTTGTATGGGTTTATACAATTCCGAATATGAAAATATTCACAGTTCAGTAAAAGAGCGGCTTTAAATAATGCACTATATTTCaagaaacctcgattttaagtagcctgattttaagttttcccacattttttattggtcccaccaatttataatgcatttcaacgggtgtatttcccagattttaagtaatgttttcctggattttacaccaaaattttgtcctgatatacccaaaaactgtttttttccctctatggatgttattatttgtgaaataaagaggtttaaaatactaaccagatgtatattttgccatggttctgcctgtaaatggtcagtccaattagtctgcccaTTATACAgccctgcaccaatcacttattgctttaggttgtaaTAGTTTAACAATAGGGCAGCGCTTAGCCcttgtaaatattgtatctcaatgtaaaactgactcctgtgcagTACTTGAagaaagttactttaacacatttccctgattttcattttcccggattttacataatttattctggtcccctgaaaaacgtaaaatgggggttctactgtatatattacatgaattttttttttttgcataattcattttttttttttacacaaaaaaaagcatttattatttttaaagtcaGATAAATAATTTTCCAGTCCACAACTGGCATACATAATATTGTCCTTTGTCTGTTTTTCTTCCTACAAAACATCACAATTCCCTTTTAGCCAGTTCACACAACGAAAGTCCCTGTCTGAATGCCAAAATGAAGAGCTGGATGGCACAGCCTAGTGACAGATGGAATCCTCATGTTCATTTCCATATATTAACAGATCCTCAAGTATCACATAGCTAAGCTGCTCATGGGCAGTCTGGGCTACTTTATCCTTCCAAACAAATATCTTCTGAGTCAGCTTTATGTCTGCTCTGGCCGTGCACGGAAGAGGAAGTTTAATGGTATATATTTAGAATGGATGaagtcatattaaaaaaattgtttaaaggagaaggaaagctacggaggcattttattgccaatagattagccacaatagtgcaagcgagaatgctatatttattctgtagaatgttttaccatacctgagtaaaaagctctagaaactctctgtttgttaaggataggagctgcagtattaatgtggtgtgacatcacttcctgcctgagtctctccctgctctgggctcagattacagtagagaagggagggggcgggggaagaggagcaaactgagcatgctcttgcccagggcaatgaggtttaagctgaaaacaggaagtctgatacagaagcccatgtgtacacaatagaaggaaagaaatgcagtgtttcttttgacaggggactcagagcagcactactttgggggtttactggtatatttagatggacctttctgataaagcacctttccttctcctttaaagcatattTGTTGATTATCTAATGTTTAATATGTGTAATTTTAACATTGGCAGATTGGGTCTCTATGAGAACTCTCAGTGGCATACTTCAGTGTTGCCAAATTACCACAATTTACTGCAACATACACTAAAATGCAATGCTAGAATCTGAAATAACTACATTACAACAGAATAGCACTGTCGCCTATGATTTATTCTGCAAATACTGAAATTGTATAAAAGTACCTTAGAACAATCAATACTTATGGTACTGTTATACTTAAATAATATGGTTAAACAGTAGCTTTTCTAGCCCACTCTTAGGCTTACTAGCTCATTTAATCCCACCCGTCATTCATTCGTCTCTAATAAACAGAGCCCCCTCTACACTTGCGTTCTAAGCAGTTGCCTTGGTTGTGGTAAAATTTAATTGATGCGAATCATCAAAGAATCTTCCATTTGAATTTAATTACACCTGCTGTAAATGTTCAagtaaatgtaataacattttcatGGACCATTAACATCACACCATCTCAGATATGTCCTGTTGAATCGTCATTTTTAACATTGCCTACCATTTACGTTTCCCTGTAGAAGGCGACAACATTGTTTCCTGAATCAGGTCATTATTTTGCTCAAATATCTTAAACGTACATCAAAATATCTATACAAAGATTATTGTCTGACCAAACTTGGCTGTATTTGGCTATATCCAACCATTTCTCAAGGAT
Proteins encoded:
- the LOC108709755 gene encoding muscleblind-like protein 2 isoform X8 encodes the protein MALNVAPVRDTKWLTLEVCRQFQRGTCSRSDEECKFAHPPKSCQVENGRVIACFDSLKGRCSRENCKYLHPPTHLKTQLEINGRNNLIQQKTAAAMLAQQMQFMFPGTQLQQMPTFPVGPALGTNTAISFSPYLTPVTSGVGLVPTEIMPSTPMIVPGSPPVSVPGSNAAQKLLRTDKLEVCREFQRGNCARGETDCRFAHPADSTMIDTNDNTVTVCMDYIKGRCMREKCKYFHPPAHLQAKIKAAQHQANQAAVAAQAAQAAATVMAFPPGVLHSLPKRPALEKSNGASAFFNPSVLHYQQALFNAQFQQPATFFPAGSVLCMTPTTSFVPMMHSATSATVSAATTPATSVPFAATATANQIILK
- the LOC108709755 gene encoding muscleblind-like protein 2 isoform X7, producing the protein MALNVAPVRDTKWLTLEVCRQFQRGTCSRSDEECKFAHPPKSCQVENGRVIACFDSLKGRCSRENCKYLHPPTHLKTQLEINGRNNLIQQKTAAAMLAQQMQFMFPGTQLQQMPTFPVGPALGTNTAISFSPYLTPVTSGVGLVPTEIMPSTPMIVPGSPPVSVPGSNAAQKLLRTDKLEVCREFQRGNCARGETDCRFAHPADSTMIDTNDNTVTVCMDYIKGRCMREKCKYFHPPAHLQAKIKAAQHQANQAAVAAQAAQAAATVMAFPPGVLHSLPKRPALEKSNGASAFFNPSVLHYQQALFNAQFQQPATFFPAGSVLCMTPTTSFDHSEIISKGELELHEDVQKLAKHSYCTYYPVSSSIELPQTAC
- the LOC108709755 gene encoding muscleblind-like protein 2 isoform X5; this encodes MALNVAPVRDTKWLTLEVCRQFQRGTCSRSDEECKFAHPPKSCQVENGRVIACFDSLKGRCSRENCKYLHPPTHLKTQLEINGRNNLIQQKTAAAMLAQQMQFMFPGTQLQQMPTFPVGPALGTNTAISFSPYLTPVTSGVGLVPTEIMPSTPMIVPGSPPVSVPGSNAAQKLLRTDKLEVCREFQRGNCARGETDCRFAHPADSTMIDTNDNTVTVCMDYIKGRCMREKCKYFHPPAHLQAKIKAAQHQANQAAVAAQAAQAAATVMTQSTAKAMKRPLEATVDLAFPPGVLHSLPKRPALEKSNGASAFFNPSVLHYQQALFNAQFQQPATFFPADHSEIISKGELELHEDVQKLAKHSYCTYYPVSSSIELPQTAC
- the LOC108709755 gene encoding muscleblind-like protein 2 isoform X10 — its product is MALNVAPVRDTKWLTLEVCRQFQRGTCSRSDEECKFAHPPKSCQVENGRVIACFDSLKGRCSRENCKYLHPPTHLKTQLEINGRNNLIQQKTAAAMLAQQMQFMFPGTQLQQMPTFPVGPALGTNTAISFSPYLTPVTSGVGLVPTEIMPSTPMIVPGSPPVSVPGSNAAQKLLRTDKLEVCREFQRGNCARGETDCRFAHPADSTMIDTNDNTVTVCMDYIKGRCMREKCKYFHPPAHLQAKIKAAQHQANQAAVAAQAAQAAATVMAFPPGVLHSLPKRPALEKSNGASAFFNPSVLHYQQALFNAQFQQPATFFPAVPMMHSATSATVSAATTPATSVPFAATATANQIILK
- the LOC108709755 gene encoding muscleblind-like protein 2 isoform X1; its protein translation is MALNVAPVRDTKWLTLEVCRQFQRGTCSRSDEECKFAHPPKSCQVENGRVIACFDSLKGRCSRENCKYLHPPTHLKTQLEINGRNNLIQQKTAAAMLAQQMQFMFPGTQLQQMPTFPVGPALGTNTAISFSPYLTPVTSGVGLVPTEIMPSTPMIVPGSPPVSVPGSNAAQKLLRTDKLEVCREFQRGNCARGETDCRFAHPADSTMIDTNDNTVTVCMDYIKGRCMREKCKYFHPPAHLQAKIKAAQHQANQAAVAAQAAQAAATVMTQSTAKAMKRPLEATVDLAFPPGVLHSLPKRPALEKSNGASAFFNPSVLHYQQALFNAQFQQPATFFPAGSVLCMTPTTSFDHSEIISKGELELHEDVQKLAKHSYCTYYPVSSSIELPQTAC